Proteins found in one Miscanthus floridulus cultivar M001 chromosome 4, ASM1932011v1, whole genome shotgun sequence genomic segment:
- the LOC136550830 gene encoding uncharacterized protein, translating into MDSSSENKGAPPEEEQPQAPPTPNPEPTEAAAPGEVEEEPQTLEQAQELFDRGAKAIEDEDFVEAVDCLSQALEIRTSHYGELAPECASTYFKYGCALLYKAQEESDFLGNVPKSVPNEESVKSTASKDDSGTSKVSGTNVEDAVSSEKADAEEGQNSNGKDQENGNGEVEKDDDDDDDDEKMGDEEDNDLDLSWKMLDIARAIVEKTPDNTMEKVKIYSALAEVATEREDIGNSLTDYMKALSMLEHLVEHDHRRVVELNFRICLVYELVSKIGDAIPYCAKAISLCKSRIQSLKSSKDALLAGKDGDASAAEAEGGSEKSDTEKELEQLTSILPDLEKKLEDLEQANPSPAMDEMLKTIASRVTDAMPRAASFTSSQMATSSNGFDSSVLSTAATTGSTGSTVTDLGVVGRGVKRASIKPISAEPAAKKPALDSPSVQGDSSINSEVVPATQNGDESVSK; encoded by the exons ATGGACTCCTCGTCGGAGAACAAGGGCGCTCCGCCGGAAGAGGAGCAGCCCCAGGCCCCGCCGACGCCGAACCCGGAGCCTACCGAGGCGGCGGCTcccggcgaggtggaggaggagccgcAAACCCTAGAGCAGGCGCAGGAGCTCTTCGACAGGGGCGCCAAGGCCATCGAGGACGAGGACTTCGTCGAAGCCGTCGACTGCCTCAGCCAAGCGCTCGAGATCAG GACTTCACATTATGGAGAGCTCGCGCCGGAGTGTGCCAGCACATACTTCAAATATGGATGTGCCCTGCTATACAAAGCTCAGGAGGAAAGTGATTTTTTGGGAAATGTTCCCAAGAGTGTGCCAAATGAAGAATCAGTGAAGAGTACAGCTTCAAAAGATGATAGTGGAACCTCAAAGGTCTCTGGTACCAATGTGGAGGATGCCGTGTCTTCGGAGAAAGCTGATGCTGAAGAAG GTCAAAACTCAAATGGTAAAGATCAGGAGAATGGGAATGGTGAAGTTgagaaggatgatgatgatgacgacgacgatgagaaGATGGGAGATGAAGAGGATAATGATTTGGATCTTTCCTGGAAAATGTTGGACATTGCTAGGGCAATAGTTGAGAAGACCCCAGATAATACTATGGAGAAAGTAAAAATATATTCTGCTCTTGCTGAAGTCGCAACAGAAAGAG AGGACATAGGCAACTCACTCACTGACTACATGAAAGCTTTATCCATGTTGGAGCATTTGGTTGAGCATGATCATCGTCGAGTTGTGGAATT AAACTTCCGCATATGTTTGGTTTATGAGCTAGTTTCCAAGATTGGAGATGCGATTCCGTACTGTGCAAAAGCGATTTCGCTATGCAAGTCGCGCATACAGAGCCTGAAAAGTTCCAAGGATGCTTTGTTGGCTGGTAAAGAtggtgatgcatctgctgctgagGCTGAAGGAGGCTCAGAAAAATCTGACACTGAAAAAGAGCTAGAGCAGCTTACTAGCATATTGCCTGATCTTGAGAAGAAG CTTGAGGACCTGGAACAAGCAAACCCAAGCCCTGCCATGGATGAGATGTTGAAGACAATTGCATCCAGGGTAACTGACGCGATGCCAAGAGCTGCATCTTTTACTTCTTCCCAGATGGCAACCTCAAGCAATGGATTCGACTCCTCGGTTCTGTCTACGGCAGCGACAACGGGAAGCACTGGAAGCACTGTGACTGACCTTGGGGTTGTAGGCAGAGGCGTCAAACGAGCTAGCATCAAGCCGATCTCTGCTGAACCTGCTGCGAAGAAACCTGCACTTGATTCACCATCTGTCCAAGGTGATAGCAGCATCAACTCTGAGGTTGTCCCTGCAACACAGAATGGTGATGAGTCCGTATCTAAGTAG
- the LOC136547940 gene encoding uncharacterized protein: MTVVGLSFSPPSPLLSSPFLFSLPPPNALCNGRQGRTGPAGGARGRPGTRWPRGWATSGVAGGARGRPGTRWPWGWATGGRGQGRAGPTGDALATGVGHRRAWPGGGGGARPPGEAGDDAAPTTTALGGLGCCSGGAGMGRGRATVAR; this comes from the coding sequence ATGACGGTCGTcggcctctccttctcccctccttctcccctcctctcttctcccttcctcttctcccttcctCCTCCAAATGCTCTCTGCAACGGCCGGCAGGGGCGCACGGGGCCGGCCGGGGGCGCTCGGGGCCGGCCGGGGACACGCTGGCCGCGGGGGTGGGCCACCAGCGGCGTGGCCGGGGGCGCGCGGGGCCGGCCGGGGACGCGCTGGCCGTGGGGGTGGGCCACCGGTGGGCGTGGCCAGGGGCGCGCGGGGCCGACCGGAGACGCGCTGGCCACGGGGGTGGGCCACCGGCGGGCGTGGCCGGGGGGCGGTGGCGGTGCCCGACCACCGGGCGAGGCGGGGGACGACGCGgccccgacgacgacggcgctcggCGGGCTAGgctgctgctccggcggcgcGGGGATGGGGCGGGGGCGGGCTACGGTGGCGCGATGA
- the LOC136547938 gene encoding uncharacterized protein, whose translation MEHHGAVAEAQGMPVMKRNGDIASLFQKHAAKKKVAAAAATSNPDPIEPVVEEQIHERVVEEIINPMPPPQPSSDTNRLPHDPVKKYVLDNAPADESSDISHKEQLALCLRYIDKLGRPCEHFIEVVHIDDTTSLSLKDAIEALLVSHGLIMTQIRGQGYDGASNMKGDIKGLKTLIMQESPSAYYIHCFAHQLQLVLVVVAKGNTDCKTFFDQIYILLNIVGVSRKRHDMLRNARLENVKKALDCGEIESGTGLHQEMGLPRPGDTRWGSHYKTVCSIITMYEAIHDVLVDLGDDPAYKDDWTKIHFVTGAFENFEFVFFAHLIYIILGYTNELSECLQRRDQDILNAISHVNVAKKRMQKLRSDGWDNFLEKVTSFCDKHGVEVPAMDGDYVPYGKSARKAIAQKQTNDDHFRGEVYIGVIDQISQEFDNRFDEINMELLSCMSAFSPSKAFASFDA comes from the exons ATGGAACACCATGGAGCAGTGGCGGAGGCACAGGGTATGCCAG TTATGAAGAGAAACGGGGACATTGCATCTCTTTTTCAGAAGCATGCAGcaaagaagaaggttgcggcagcTGCTGCTACTTCTAATCCTGATCCGATTGAACCTGTGGTGGAAGAGCAGATTCATGAGAGAGTAGTTGAGGAAATTATAAATCCTATGCCACCGCCACAACCGTCTTCGGACACCAATCGCCTTCCACATGATCCAG TGAAGAAGTATGTTTTGGACAATGCTCCAG ctgatgagtctagtgatatatcacataaagaacaactagctcttTGCTTGCGTTATATTGATAAATTGGGAAGGCCATGTGAGCATTTTATTGAAGTTGTTCATATAGATGATACTACCTCTTTATCACTTAAGGATGCAATTGAAGCTTTACTTGTTAGTCATGGCTTGATTATGACTCAAATCCGTGGTCAAGGATATGATGGGGCTAGCaacatgaaaggagatattaaaggGTTGAAAACATTGATCATGCAAGAATCACCTTCTGCTTATTATATTCATTGTTTTGCTCATCAACTCCAAttggttcttgttgttgttgccaAGGGAAATACTGATTGCAAGACTttttttgatcaaatatatatctTGTTGAATATTGTTGGAGTTTCCCGTAAGCGTCATGACATGCTTAGAAATGCTAGGCTTGAGAATGTCAAGAAAGCACTTGACTGTGGTGAAATTGAATCTGGAACTGGATTACATCAAGAGATGGGTTTGCCTAGGCCTGGAGATACTCGATGGGGATCTCATTACAAAACTGTATGCAGCATCATTACTATGTATGAAGCAATCCATGATGTACTGGTTGATCTTGGGGATGATCCTGCATATAAGGATGATTGGACCAAAATACATTTTGTGACTGGAGCTTTTGAGAactttgagtttgttttctttgcACACTTAATATATATTATTCTTGGATATACAAATGAGTTATCTGAGTGTTTGCAAAGAAGGGAccaagatattcttaatgcaataTCACATGTTAATGTGGCAAAGAAAAGAATGCAAAAATTGAGGTCTGATGGTTGGGATAATTTTCTTGAGAAGGTCACTTCATTTTGCGAtaaacatggtgttgaagttcCTGCTATGGATGGTGATTATGTTCCTTATGGAAAATCAGCAAGGAAAGCTATTGCCCAAAAGCAAACCAATGATGACCACTTTAGAGGAGAAGTATAtattggtgtcattgatcaaataAGTCAAGAATTTGATAATCGGTTTGATGAGATTAATATGGAGTTGTTGTCTTGTATGTCGGCCTTTAGTCCTTCCAAGGCATTTGCTTCTTTTGATGCATAG